In a single window of the Xylanimonas protaetiae genome:
- a CDS encoding GNAT family N-acetyltransferase translates to MTVHIDQADPSEIEACAAIIAAALLDDPVLRTFVRGDHDRLGRLTDLHVALLRNGPAHGGAIDVARADPGGRVVGVAAWEGPDGHAPWWTQVRDVPRTLRAIGLRHAAASLRAQSAFDAARPRTPHWFLADIAVAPAAQGLGAGSALLRHRLGAIDAGPRLPAYLEATTPGSRRLYERWGFRRTDDVVVDGTVATAMTRPAASA, encoded by the coding sequence GTGACCGTCCACATCGACCAGGCCGACCCGAGCGAGATCGAGGCCTGTGCCGCCATCATCGCCGCCGCCCTGCTGGACGACCCCGTGCTGCGCACCTTCGTGCGTGGCGACCACGACCGCCTCGGCCGTCTCACCGACCTGCACGTCGCCCTCCTGCGCAACGGGCCCGCGCACGGCGGCGCGATCGACGTCGCCCGCGCCGACCCCGGCGGCCGCGTCGTCGGCGTCGCCGCGTGGGAGGGACCGGACGGCCACGCCCCCTGGTGGACGCAGGTGCGCGACGTGCCGCGCACGCTGCGCGCGATCGGGCTGCGGCACGCCGCCGCGTCGCTGCGCGCCCAGTCCGCGTTCGACGCCGCCCGTCCCCGCACGCCGCACTGGTTCCTCGCCGACATCGCCGTGGCGCCCGCCGCGCAGGGCCTCGGCGCCGGGTCCGCGCTGCTGCGCCACCGGCTCGGGGCGATCGACGCCGGGCCGCGGCTGCCCGCCTACCTCGAGGCGACCACGCCCGGCAGCCGCCGCCTCTACGAGCGCTGGGGCTTCCGGCGCACCGACGACGTCGTCGTCGACGGCACGGTCGCGACGGCGATGACCCGCCCCGCAGCCTCCGCCTAG
- a CDS encoding FAD-dependent monooxygenase, with translation MESPTVVPLRVGIVGAGIAGLALAGGLRRRGHVVELFEKAPRLLAVGAGISLAKGAVKALDELGLGEDVLGDAVERRTAVTALLLRPDGSAALRVPAKRLHLVPMTRAALHAALAEHAGDVHLGVEASVVASGAPVVVADGERHEFDVVVAADGVRSPSREVLGLDTGLRYAGWTTWRGVTTDPFDLRGRMSETWGGGAMVGLVPLIDGRAYWFAAQHAPPGVTVADARADVLGRFGHWHAPIRHVVEATDAGGVVRTDAYDLTHPLRTYVHGRVVLVGDAAHAMTPNLGQGANQALVDAAALAEALDDAARGQGLAAALAGYDRHRRRRSQRVAANSRLLGQVALAEGIGGRTRERVLGTLATLTGGARRAR, from the coding sequence ATGGAGTCGCCCACGGTCGTGCCGTTGCGGGTCGGGATCGTCGGGGCCGGCATCGCCGGGCTCGCGCTGGCCGGAGGGCTGCGCCGCCGGGGCCACGTGGTCGAGCTGTTCGAGAAGGCGCCGCGGCTCCTGGCCGTGGGCGCGGGCATCTCCCTGGCGAAGGGCGCCGTCAAGGCCCTCGACGAGCTCGGGCTCGGCGAGGACGTGCTGGGCGACGCCGTCGAGCGCCGCACCGCGGTCACGGCGCTGCTGCTGCGGCCCGACGGCTCCGCCGCCCTGCGCGTCCCCGCGAAGCGGCTCCACCTGGTGCCCATGACGCGCGCGGCGCTGCACGCCGCGCTGGCCGAGCACGCCGGCGACGTGCACCTGGGTGTCGAGGCGTCCGTCGTGGCGTCCGGTGCGCCCGTCGTCGTCGCCGACGGCGAGCGGCACGAGTTCGACGTCGTCGTCGCGGCCGACGGCGTCCGGTCGCCGTCGCGCGAGGTCCTGGGGCTGGACACGGGCCTGCGGTACGCGGGCTGGACCACGTGGCGGGGCGTGACGACCGACCCGTTCGACCTGCGCGGGCGCATGAGCGAGACGTGGGGCGGCGGCGCGATGGTCGGGCTGGTGCCCCTCATCGACGGCCGCGCCTACTGGTTCGCGGCGCAGCACGCGCCGCCCGGCGTGACGGTCGCGGACGCCCGGGCGGACGTGCTGGGCCGCTTCGGGCACTGGCACGCGCCCATCCGGCACGTGGTGGAGGCGACGGACGCGGGCGGCGTCGTCCGCACCGACGCCTACGACCTCACGCACCCGCTCAGGACGTACGTGCACGGCCGGGTCGTGCTGGTGGGCGACGCCGCGCACGCCATGACCCCGAACCTCGGGCAGGGCGCCAACCAGGCGCTCGTGGACGCGGCCGCGCTGGCCGAGGCGCTCGACGACGCGGCCCGCGGCCAGGGCCTCGCGGCGGCGCTCGCGGGGTACGACAGGCACCGGCGTCGCCGGTCGCAGCGCGTCGCCGCCAACTCGCGGCTGCTCGGGCAGGTCGCGCTGGCCGAGGGCATCGGCGGCCGGACGCGTGAGCGGGTGCTCGGCACGCTCGCCACGCTCACGGGCGGCGCGCGCCGCGCACGCTAG
- a CDS encoding heparan-alpha-glucosaminide N-acetyltransferase domain-containing protein has product MPVSAPQGPPAWRGRLLGGPGRVPGVDVARGLAVLGMFAAHVGVTTGDWSEPSGWLSLAHGRSSILFATVAGLSLALVTGRDRPPEGDALVRARLRLVVRAACLLAVGALLDLLGTRVYLILGFYAVYFVLAVPVLRWPPRRLVRAAAVVAVVGPPLAFWGPEVLARAGLRLPRDGDGAVTHFLLTGHYPAVVWMAYVLVGLAIGRSAALTSAGPRTLLVLGGAAAFLLSSMLSTGLVEQAGGSDAVRQAVTATESRWVPEPHAWGDPWPPAEGQLLAGPHDDTLLEVVGSGGFAVMVVGLCLSVGRLGSRVLAPLAAVGSMALTVYTLQIVAIWRWDLLDATTNGPLAVMVLVALAAATAWRAALGRGPLERVVGGLADAAASIPRSGRVRGARPR; this is encoded by the coding sequence ATGCCGGTCAGCGCACCGCAGGGACCTCCCGCGTGGCGGGGGCGCCTGCTCGGCGGTCCCGGCCGCGTCCCGGGCGTCGACGTCGCCCGCGGGCTGGCGGTGCTCGGCATGTTCGCCGCGCACGTCGGGGTGACCACCGGCGACTGGTCGGAGCCGTCCGGCTGGCTGAGCCTGGCGCACGGGCGCTCGTCGATCCTCTTCGCCACGGTGGCCGGGCTCTCGCTCGCCCTCGTGACGGGGCGCGACCGGCCGCCCGAGGGCGACGCGCTCGTCCGGGCGCGGCTGCGGCTCGTGGTGCGGGCGGCCTGCCTGCTGGCCGTGGGCGCGCTCCTCGACCTGCTCGGTACGCGGGTGTACCTGATCCTCGGCTTCTACGCGGTCTACTTCGTGCTGGCCGTCCCGGTGCTCCGGTGGCCGCCGCGGCGGCTGGTCCGGGCGGCCGCCGTCGTCGCCGTCGTCGGGCCGCCGCTCGCCTTCTGGGGGCCGGAGGTGCTCGCCCGTGCGGGCCTGCGCCTGCCGCGCGACGGCGACGGCGCCGTGACCCACTTCCTGCTGACCGGCCACTACCCGGCCGTCGTGTGGATGGCGTACGTGCTCGTGGGACTCGCGATCGGGCGCAGCGCCGCGCTGACGTCGGCGGGGCCGCGCACGCTGCTCGTGCTGGGCGGGGCGGCGGCGTTCCTGCTGTCCTCGATGCTCTCGACCGGGCTCGTGGAGCAGGCGGGCGGCAGCGACGCCGTCCGCCAGGCGGTCACGGCGACGGAGAGCCGCTGGGTGCCGGAGCCGCACGCCTGGGGCGACCCGTGGCCGCCGGCCGAGGGCCAGCTCCTGGCGGGCCCGCACGACGACACGCTGCTCGAGGTGGTCGGGTCCGGCGGGTTCGCCGTCATGGTCGTGGGGCTGTGCCTGAGCGTCGGCCGCCTCGGGTCGCGCGTGCTGGCCCCGCTCGCCGCGGTGGGCTCGATGGCGCTCACGGTCTACACGCTCCAGATCGTCGCGATCTGGCGGTGGGACCTGCTCGACGCGACGACGAACGGTCCGCTCGCCGTCATGGTGCTCGTCGCGCTCGCGGCGGCGACGGCGTGGCGTGCCGCGCTGGGCCGCGGCCCTCTCGAACGGGTCGTGGGAGGGCTCGCCGATGCGGCAGCGTCGATCCCGCGCAGCGGCCGGGTGCGCGGCGCGCGGCCACGCTAG
- a CDS encoding TetR/AcrR family transcriptional regulator: MGRPSVAAERTAQILDAVGRCVARFGLEGLTLEHVAREAGLSRSHVRHYAGNKAELVARFRARLVERYSAPDLARAAALGLTPTEYVVHVMFDQAPDLDADASVDAVVAAARFDDALRAEVHAVYAGLEAFVAAALAADRPGWPAERVAATAAQVVALEYGHWTMAALGLASARTPAARDLARRLLDLPPTTATQENPT; encoded by the coding sequence ATGGGCCGGCCGAGCGTCGCCGCCGAGCGCACCGCCCAGATCCTCGACGCCGTCGGCCGCTGCGTCGCCCGGTTCGGGCTCGAGGGCCTGACTCTCGAGCACGTCGCCCGCGAGGCGGGCCTCAGCCGCAGCCACGTGCGCCACTACGCCGGCAACAAGGCCGAGCTCGTCGCACGGTTCCGCGCCCGGCTCGTCGAGCGCTACAGCGCGCCCGACCTCGCCCGCGCCGCCGCGCTCGGCCTGACCCCCACCGAGTACGTCGTCCACGTCATGTTCGACCAGGCGCCCGACCTCGACGCGGACGCGAGCGTCGACGCCGTCGTGGCCGCCGCCCGGTTCGACGACGCGCTGCGCGCCGAGGTCCACGCCGTCTACGCGGGCCTCGAGGCGTTCGTGGCGGCGGCGCTCGCGGCCGACCGGCCCGGCTGGCCCGCCGAACGCGTCGCCGCCACGGCCGCCCAGGTCGTCGCCCTCGAGTACGGGCACTGGACCATGGCCGCCCTCGGCCTCGCCTCGGCCCGCACGCCCGCCGCGCGCGACCTCGCGCGCCGCCTCCTCGACCTCCCCCCGACCACCGCCACCCAGGAGAACCCGACGTGA